The Podospora pseudocomata strain CBS 415.72m chromosome 1 map unlocalized CBS415.72m_1, whole genome shotgun sequence genome has a segment encoding these proteins:
- the apc5 gene encoding APC5 protein (COG:D; COG:O; EggNog:ENOG503NYVY): MARFLTPAKIGLLALIELYVEGAVPNEGIIPVINFLASNLIDCDLSAAQSPNNSSNNNKNLTPADRWKKAESTLRLVTSIKDFETLLSPLAAADKLPGRRLWDRFLEKLWGLDSLHKLHEFFVAIPRLLCRTKEELRRLGLEDEEGELGGRTRLGRNSPFGAFVRRAHVEFVRLKFERVMELWRVFVRYRQPTAGYWARRHPQHGGRLSFDQVLTEGEGEWGQKETGELAVVAYGRMLLPAVGRLVRGEGGLEGGETLPVSSDDVEGLLEFQIEQIQKYGNRIPPQIRDRFRNFLKGSHTVPSLSHYLNFSDAWRSGDFPTSFDYLHRYFDYTMQNRDRLFYQYALMNLAIVQSDFGCHKEAVATMLETVSTARENRDTTCLNFALNWFFHFGRAHPHLVRELENNSMLGSGKETLAFLRVKAKETGMWILWSSALQSEAKLCLANGESVAVAFEHMVRSSQLIVERNMKTMMGAQISMAIAMWDRLGLSSMASMACQVFLSCHARNSVFDDELKITCRLAGLLAGKGKYEEAFAMLESLDQNSLRSARPNQYWHLYRGLLKLRRDLHRNNLPAVDTLLAQLLQTGPEDAEPDTVFIIDTLHIEALVRHRDFDGAFTKIDNMMANLGENNRDVALRIRLLIAKAHLFDEINRPEKGFTIAMRATSMAWRALNIPLLWQAVGALANVLNSLSEFSAAAQLLLSVLPRVLETDVSFTAGTLYNLLADARMGQAGQFFCTAVSDESTELERQRGRRRQREMMMRAHAALESAYKYFERVEEVEKQAEVLAKMATVMRGLGDEGLSEGYAARYLSLRREVERVNG, from the exons ATGGCCCGCTTCCTCACCCCGGCCAAAATCGGTCTCCTGGCCCTCATCGAGCTCTACGTCGAAGGCGCGGTCCCAAACGAAGGGATCATCCCAGTGATcaacttcctcgcctccaaccTCATCGACTGCGACCTCTCGGCTGCCCAatcccccaacaacagcagcaacaacaataagAATCTCACCCCTGCCGACCGCTGGAAAAAAGCCGAGTCCACCCTCCGGCTTGTAACCTCGATCAAAGATTTCGAGACGTTGCTCTCCCCGCTGGCGGCAGCGGATAAACTCCCCGGCCGTCGGCTCTGGGATCGGTTTTTGGAGAAGTTGTGGGGGCTAGACAGTTTGCACAAGCTGCATGAGTTTTTTGTGGCGATACCGAGGTTGTTGTGCAGGAcgaaggaggagctgaggaggttgggtctggaggacgaggagggggagttgggggggaggacgaggttggggaggaatAGTCCCTTTGGGGCGTTTGTCAGGAGGGCACATGTCGAGTttgtgaggttgaagtttgagagggtgatggagttgTGGAGGGTTTTTGTGAGGTATCGGCAGCCGACGGCGGGGTACTGGGCGAGGAGGCATCCGCAGCATGGGGGGAGGCTAAGTTTTGATCAGGTTTTGacggagggagaaggggagtgGGGACAGAAGGAGACGGGGGAGCTGGCGGTAGTGGCGTATgggaggatgttgttgccagCGGTTGGGCGGTTGgtaaggggggaggggggtttggaagggggggagacgTTGCCGGTGAGCAGCGATGATGTGGAAGGATTGTTGGAGTTTCAGATCGAGCAGATACAGA AGTATGGCAACAGGATACCGCCACAGATCAGAGACCGGTTCAGGAACTTCTTGAAGGGAAGTCATACGGTGCCGAGTTTATCGCACTACCTCAACTTCTCGGACGCCTGGCGGTCAGGGGACTTTCCGACATCTTTCGACTACCTTCATCGATATTTCGACTACACTATGCAGAACCGAGATCGACTGTTCTATCAGTACGCCTTGATGAACCTCGCTATTGTTCAGTCCGACTTTGGCTGTCACAAGGAAGCCGTGGCAACCATGCTGGAGACAGTATCAACGGCTCGGGAGAACAGGGACACGACATGTCTCAACTTTGCTCTAAACTGGTTCTTCCACTTCGGCAGGGCACACCCCCATCTTGTCAGAGAACTCGAAAACAACAGCATGCTTGGCAGCGGAAAGGAGACTCTCGCCTTCCTCCGAGTCAAGGCCAAAGAAACAGGCATGTGGATCCTCTGGAGTTCGGCCCTCCAGAGCGAAGCCAAGCTCTGCCTGGCCAACGGCGAAAGTGTCGCCGTTGCCTTCGAGCACATGGTGCGATCCTCCCAACTGATCGTCGAGCGCAACATGAAGACCATGATGGGCGCTCAGATCTCGATGGCCATCGCCATGTGGGACCGCCTCGGGCTTTCCAGCATGGCCTCGATGGCATGCCAAGTCTTCCTCAGCTGCCACGCGAGAAACTCGGTCTTTGACGACGAGCTGAAGATCACCTGTCGTCTAGCCGGGCTTCTCGCCGGCAAGGGGAAATACGAAGAGGCGTTTGCCATGCTCGAGTCCCTTGATCAGAACTCGCTGCGGTCAGCGAGGCCAAATCAATACTGGCACCTCTACCGCGGCCTCTTGAAGCTTCGTCGGGACCTGCACAGGAACAACCTCCCTGCCGTCGACACCCTGCTGGCTCAGCTCCTCCAAACTGGCCCTGAGGACGCAGAACCGGAcaccgtcttcatcatcgacacCCTCCACATCGAGGCTCTGGTCCGCCACAGGGACTTTGACGGCGCCTTTACCAAAATCGACAACATGATGGCCAACCTTGGAGAAAACAACCGCGACGTTGCCCTCCGCATTCgtctcctcatcgccaaggCCCACCTCTTTGACGAGATCAACCGCCCAGAAAAGGGCTTCACAATAGCGATGCGGGCCACCTCGATGGCCTGGCGGGCGCTGAACATCCCGCTTCTGTGGCAGGCCGTCGGCGCTCTGGCCAACGTTTTGAACTCACTGTCGGAGTTCTCGGCTGCGGCGCAGCTGTTGCTTTCGGTGCTGCCGAGGGTGCTGGAGACCGATGTCTCGTTCACAGCGGGGACGTTGTATAACCTCTTGGCGGACGCGAGGATGGGGCAGGCGGGACAGTTTTTTTGTACGGCTGTTTCGGACGAGTCGACGGAGctggagaggcagagggggaggaggaggcagagggagatgatgatgagggcgcATGCTGCGCTGGAGAGCGCGTACAAGTATTtcgagagggtggaggaggtggagaagcaGGCGGAGGTGCTGGCTAAGATGGCGACGGTGATGAGAGgtttgggggatgaggggttgagCGAGGGGTATGCGGCCAGGTAtttgagtttgaggagggaggtggagagggtcaATGGATAG